A single region of the Streptomyces sp. NBC_00236 genome encodes:
- a CDS encoding response regulator, producing the protein MVQKAKILLVDDRPENLLALEAILSALDQTLVRASSGEEALKALLTDDFAVILLDVQMPGMDGFETAAHIKRRERTRDIPIIFLTAINHGPHHTFRGYAAGAVDYISKPFDPWVLRAKVSVFVELYMKNCQLREQAALLRLQLEGGGQAGANREKEPAGLLAELSARLAAVEEQAEALSKQLDDESADAGAVATAAHLERKLTGLRRALDALEPGTAGGPAGLPS; encoded by the coding sequence ATGGTGCAGAAGGCCAAGATCCTCCTGGTCGATGACCGGCCGGAGAATCTGCTGGCGCTGGAGGCCATCCTCTCTGCGCTCGATCAGACACTGGTGCGGGCATCGTCAGGGGAGGAAGCGCTCAAAGCGCTGCTCACGGACGACTTCGCGGTGATTCTGCTGGACGTCCAGATGCCGGGCATGGACGGTTTCGAAACCGCGGCGCACATCAAGCGGCGGGAACGGACCCGGGACATCCCGATCATCTTTCTCACCGCGATCAACCATGGTCCGCATCACACCTTCCGGGGCTATGCGGCCGGCGCGGTGGACTACATCTCGAAGCCGTTCGATCCCTGGGTGCTGCGTGCCAAGGTCTCCGTCTTCGTCGAGCTGTACATGAAGAACTGCCAGCTGCGTGAGCAGGCGGCGCTGCTGCGCCTCCAGCTGGAGGGTGGCGGGCAGGCGGGCGCGAACCGGGAGAAGGAGCCGGCCGGACTGCTGGCCGAACTTTCCGCACGGCTTGCGGCAGTCGAGGAGCAGGCCGAGGCCCTCTCCAAGCAGCTCGACGACGAGTCGGCGGACGCCGGAGCCGTGGCCACCGCCGCTCATCTCGAACGGAAGCTGACCGGGCTGCGCCGGGCGTTGGACGCGCTGGAACCCGGTACGGCGGGCGGGCCGGCCGGCCTCCCCTCGTAA
- a CDS encoding DNA translocase FtsK, whose product MASRTSGKGSQGTAGTAKRAGRAPGPAKKAAPAKKTAAKKTAPAKKAPAKKAVAKKAAAPKPAPSPTGGVYRLVRAVWLGAAHAVGAMFRGIGRGAKGLDPAHRKDGVALLLLGLALIVAAGTWSNLRGPVGDLVEMLVTGAFGRLDLLVPILLGSVAVRLILYPEKPEANGRIVIGLSALVIGVLGQVHIACGSPGREDGTEAMQDAGGLIGWAASKPLIFTMGEVLAVPLLLLLTVFGLLVVTATPVNAIPQRLRLLGAKLGIIDPVYDPEALDEDDDERYDEQWRESLPARSRRSSARRSETPEEYDPDRAETDALSKRRRPRRPSVQPAMNRTMDAVDVAAAAAAALDGAVLNGMPPSPVVADLTQGVSVDRERAGTPVPGAREAEPGRRPGERSGSPAGGVPDLTKPVPDRSESQPLPPRAEQLQLSGDITYSLPSLDLLERGGPGKTRSAANDAIVASLTNVFTEFKVDAAVTGFTRGPTVTRYEVELGPAVKVERITALAKNIAYAVASPDVRIISPIPGKSAVGIEIPNSDREMVNLGDVLRLADAAEDDHPMLVALGKNVEGGYEMANLAKMPHVLVAGATGSGKSSCINCLITSVMIRATPEDVRMVLVDPKRVELTAYEGIPHLITPIITNPKKAAEALQWVVREMDLRYDDLAAFGYRHIDDFNHAVRTGKLKTPEGSERELSPYPYLLVIVDELADLMMVAPRDVEDSIVRITQLARAAGIHLVLATQRPSVDVVTGLIKANVPSRLAFATSSLADSRVILDQPGAEKLIGKGDGLFLPMGANKPTRMQGAFVTEDEVAAVVQHCKDQMAPVFRDDVVVGTKQKKEIDEDIGDDLDLLCQAAELVVSTQFGSTSMLQRKLRVGFAKAGRLMDLMESRNIVGPSEGSKARDVMVKPDELDGVLALIRGETGS is encoded by the coding sequence ATGGCCTCACGTACGTCCGGCAAGGGTTCCCAGGGCACCGCGGGCACCGCGAAGCGCGCCGGCCGTGCCCCGGGCCCGGCGAAGAAAGCCGCGCCCGCCAAGAAGACCGCGGCGAAGAAGACCGCACCAGCCAAGAAGGCACCCGCGAAGAAGGCGGTGGCCAAGAAGGCCGCCGCGCCCAAACCGGCGCCGTCGCCCACCGGTGGTGTGTACCGCCTGGTGCGCGCCGTCTGGCTCGGAGCGGCCCACGCCGTCGGCGCGATGTTCCGCGGCATAGGGCGCGGCGCCAAGGGGCTCGACCCCGCTCACCGCAAGGACGGCGTCGCGCTGCTGCTGCTCGGCCTCGCGCTGATCGTGGCCGCGGGTACGTGGTCGAACCTGCGTGGCCCGGTCGGTGACCTCGTCGAGATGCTCGTCACCGGAGCCTTCGGCCGGCTCGACCTCCTCGTACCGATACTGCTGGGCTCCGTCGCCGTACGGCTGATCCTGTATCCGGAGAAGCCCGAAGCCAACGGCCGGATCGTCATCGGGCTCTCCGCACTCGTCATCGGGGTGCTCGGGCAGGTCCACATCGCGTGCGGCTCGCCGGGACGCGAGGACGGCACCGAGGCCATGCAGGACGCGGGGGGCCTCATCGGCTGGGCCGCGTCCAAGCCGCTGATCTTCACCATGGGCGAGGTGCTCGCCGTACCGCTGCTCCTGCTGCTGACCGTCTTCGGACTGCTGGTCGTGACGGCCACCCCGGTGAACGCCATTCCGCAGCGGCTGCGACTGCTCGGCGCCAAGCTGGGAATCATCGATCCGGTGTACGACCCCGAGGCGCTGGACGAGGACGACGACGAGCGGTACGACGAGCAGTGGCGCGAGTCGCTGCCGGCCCGTTCACGCCGCTCGTCGGCCCGCCGCTCCGAGACGCCCGAGGAGTACGACCCGGACCGGGCGGAGACCGACGCGCTCTCCAAGCGCCGCAGGCCGCGCAGGCCCTCCGTGCAGCCGGCCATGAACCGCACCATGGACGCCGTGGACGTCGCCGCCGCCGCGGCTGCCGCACTCGACGGGGCGGTGCTCAACGGCATGCCGCCGTCGCCGGTCGTCGCCGACCTCACCCAGGGCGTCTCGGTGGACCGCGAGCGCGCGGGCACGCCGGTGCCCGGCGCCAGGGAGGCGGAGCCGGGCCGGAGGCCGGGGGAGAGGTCCGGCTCGCCCGCCGGGGGCGTGCCCGACCTGACGAAGCCGGTACCCGACCGCTCGGAGTCGCAGCCGCTGCCGCCCCGCGCGGAGCAGCTCCAGCTCTCGGGCGACATCACCTACTCGCTGCCCTCCCTCGACCTGCTGGAGCGCGGCGGCCCGGGCAAGACCCGCAGCGCCGCCAACGACGCGATCGTCGCGTCACTGACCAACGTCTTCACCGAGTTCAAGGTGGACGCCGCCGTCACCGGGTTCACCCGCGGTCCCACGGTCACGCGGTACGAGGTGGAGCTCGGGCCCGCCGTGAAGGTGGAGCGGATCACCGCGCTCGCCAAGAACATCGCGTACGCCGTCGCCAGTCCGGACGTCCGGATCATCTCCCCGATCCCGGGGAAGTCGGCCGTCGGCATCGAGATCCCCAACTCCGACCGGGAGATGGTCAACCTCGGTGACGTGCTGCGGCTCGCGGACGCGGCGGAGGACGACCACCCGATGCTGGTCGCACTCGGCAAGAACGTCGAGGGCGGTTACGAGATGGCCAATCTCGCGAAGATGCCGCACGTCCTGGTGGCCGGTGCCACCGGTTCCGGTAAGTCCTCCTGCATCAACTGCCTGATCACCTCGGTGATGATAAGGGCGACTCCGGAGGACGTCCGGATGGTGCTGGTCGACCCCAAGCGCGTGGAGCTGACCGCCTACGAGGGCATTCCGCACCTGATCACGCCGATCATCACCAATCCCAAGAAGGCGGCCGAGGCGCTCCAGTGGGTCGTGCGCGAGATGGACCTGCGCTACGACGACCTCGCCGCGTTCGGCTACCGGCACATCGACGACTTCAACCACGCGGTGCGCACCGGCAAGCTCAAGACGCCGGAGGGCAGCGAGCGGGAGCTGTCGCCGTACCCGTACCTGCTGGTGATCGTCGACGAGCTGGCCGACCTCATGATGGTGGCCCCCCGCGACGTCGAGGACTCGATCGTCCGCATCACCCAGCTGGCCCGCGCGGCCGGAATCCATCTGGTGCTCGCCACCCAGCGTCCCTCGGTGGACGTCGTCACCGGTCTGATCAAGGCGAACGTGCCCTCCCGGCTCGCCTTCGCCACCTCGTCGCTGGCCGACAGCCGCGTCATCCTCGACCAGCCCGGAGCCGAAAAGCTCATCGGAAAGGGTGACGGACTGTTCCTGCCGATGGGGGCGAACAAGCCGACCCGCATGCAGGGCGCCTTCGTCACCGAGGACGAGGTCGCGGCGGTCGTGCAGCACTGCAAGGACCAGATGGCCCCCGTCTTCCGGGACGACGTGGTGGTCGGGACGAAGCAGAAGAAGGAGATCGACGAGGACATCGGCGACGATCTGGATCTGCTGTGCCAGGCCGCTGAGCTGGTCGTCTCCACTCAGTTCGGGTCCACCTCGATGCTCCAGCGCAAGCTGCGGGTGGGGTTCGCGAAGGCCGGACGGCTGATGGACCTGATGGAGTCGCGCAACATCGTCGGCCCGAGCGAGGGCTCCAAGGCGCGCGATGTCATGGTGAAACCGGACGAACTCGACGGGGTGTTGGCACTGATCCGTGGGGAAACCGGTTCGTAA
- a CDS encoding helix-turn-helix domain-containing protein, translating to MSIGNSPEDDRPSIGRVLQQARIAAGLTVEEVSTSTRVRIPIVHAIEEDDFSRCGGDVYARGHIRTLARAVGTEPEPLVSQYDAEHGGRPAPTPAAPLFEAERIRSEPRRPNWTAAMVAAIVAVVGFVGFTFFKGGDEPSTAGQVAEGPTSDKITPKPASSKPVDPKPAPSDSAIAAAPQDKVTVKLSASQGKSWISAKDHNGRSLFDGTLQQGETKTFQDKERVDLVLGDAGSIELFVNGKKVEDQFQPGQVERLSYTKGDPEVG from the coding sequence GTGTCCATCGGCAACTCCCCCGAAGACGACCGGCCTTCGATCGGTCGAGTGCTTCAGCAGGCTCGCATCGCCGCAGGTCTCACGGTCGAAGAGGTCAGCACGTCCACCCGGGTGCGCATCCCCATCGTGCACGCGATCGAGGAGGACGACTTCTCCCGCTGCGGCGGCGACGTGTACGCCCGCGGCCATATCCGAACGCTCGCACGTGCCGTAGGCACCGAACCGGAACCGCTGGTTTCGCAGTACGACGCCGAGCACGGCGGCCGTCCCGCGCCCACGCCCGCGGCCCCGCTGTTCGAGGCCGAGCGGATCCGTTCCGAACCCCGGCGGCCCAACTGGACCGCGGCCATGGTCGCGGCCATCGTGGCCGTCGTCGGATTCGTCGGCTTCACCTTCTTCAAGGGCGGTGACGAGCCCTCGACCGCCGGCCAGGTCGCCGAAGGCCCGACATCCGACAAGATCACCCCCAAACCGGCCTCCAGCAAGCCCGTCGACCCCAAGCCGGCCCCCTCGGACAGTGCCATCGCGGCAGCGCCCCAGGACAAGGTGACGGTCAAGCTCAGTGCGAGCCAGGGCAAGAGCTGGATCTCCGCCAAGGACCACAACGGCCGGTCCCTCTTCGACGGAACCCTCCAGCAGGGCGAGACGAAGACCTTCCAGGACAAGGAGCGGGTCGACCTCGTCCTCGGCGACGCCGGTTCGATCGAACTCTTCGTCAACGGCAAGAAGGTCGAGGACCAGTTCCAGCCCGGACAGGTCGAGCGGCTCTCCTACACCAAGGGCGACCCCGAGGTCGGCTGA
- the rimO gene encoding 30S ribosomal protein S12 methylthiotransferase RimO produces the protein MPERRTVALVTLGCARNEVDSEELAGRLAADGWELVEDASDADVAVVNTCGFVEAAKKDSVDALLEANDLKDHGRTQAVVAVGCMAERYGKDLAEALPEADGVLGFDDYADISDRLQTILNGGIHASHTPRDRRKLLPISPADRQDAAVALPGHAQEATPPPADLPDGVAPVSGPRAPLRRRLGTSPVASVKLASGCDRRCSFCAIPSFRGSFISRRPSDVLGETRWLAEQGVKEVMLVSENNTSYGKDLGDIRLLETLLPELADVEGIERIRVSYLQPAEMRPGLIDVLTSTPKVAPYFDLSFQHSAPGVLRAMRRFGDTDSFLELLHTIRSKAPQAGARSNFIVGFPGETEADLAELERFLTGARLDAIGVFGYSDEDGTEAVGYENKLDADTIAERLAHISQLAEELTSQRAEERLGESLQVLVESVEPTEDEPRAVGRAAHQAPETDGQVLFTAREGLVPGRMVEAKVVGTEGVDLVAESCELAEVAR, from the coding sequence ATGCCCGAACGCCGTACCGTCGCCCTTGTCACTCTTGGCTGCGCCCGTAACGAGGTGGACTCGGAGGAGCTCGCAGGCCGCTTGGCAGCGGACGGCTGGGAGCTCGTCGAGGATGCCTCCGATGCCGATGTCGCCGTCGTCAACACCTGTGGATTCGTCGAGGCCGCCAAGAAGGACTCCGTCGATGCCCTGCTCGAAGCCAATGATCTGAAGGACCACGGCCGGACCCAGGCCGTCGTCGCCGTCGGCTGCATGGCCGAGCGCTACGGCAAGGACCTCGCCGAGGCCCTGCCGGAGGCGGACGGAGTCCTCGGATTCGACGACTACGCAGACATCTCCGACCGCCTCCAGACCATCCTCAACGGCGGCATCCACGCCTCCCACACCCCGCGCGACCGCCGCAAGCTGCTGCCCATCAGCCCGGCAGACCGCCAGGACGCAGCCGTGGCCCTGCCCGGCCACGCCCAGGAGGCCACGCCGCCGCCCGCCGACCTCCCGGACGGCGTCGCGCCGGTCTCCGGTCCCCGGGCGCCCCTGCGCCGACGGCTGGGCACCAGCCCCGTCGCCTCCGTGAAGCTGGCCTCGGGCTGCGACCGCCGCTGCTCCTTCTGCGCCATCCCGTCCTTCCGCGGCTCCTTCATCTCGCGGCGGCCCTCGGACGTCCTGGGCGAGACGCGCTGGCTGGCGGAGCAGGGTGTGAAGGAGGTCATGCTGGTCTCCGAGAACAACACCTCGTACGGCAAGGACCTGGGCGACATCCGCCTCCTGGAGACACTGCTTCCGGAGCTCGCGGACGTCGAGGGGATCGAGCGCATCCGGGTCAGCTATCTGCAGCCCGCCGAGATGCGGCCCGGTCTGATCGACGTCCTGACGTCCACGCCGAAGGTCGCGCCCTACTTCGACCTGTCCTTCCAGCACTCGGCCCCCGGCGTGCTGCGCGCGATGCGGCGCTTCGGTGACACCGACAGCTTCCTGGAGCTCCTGCACACCATCCGGAGCAAGGCACCGCAGGCCGGTGCCCGCTCCAACTTCATCGTGGGCTTCCCCGGGGAGACCGAGGCGGACCTGGCTGAGCTGGAACGGTTCCTCACCGGCGCCCGCCTCGACGCCATCGGCGTCTTCGGCTACTCCGACGAGGACGGTACGGAGGCGGTCGGCTACGAGAACAAGCTGGACGCCGACACGATCGCCGAGCGCCTGGCGCACATCTCGCAGCTGGCCGAGGAGCTGACCTCGCAGCGGGCCGAGGAGCGCCTCGGCGAGTCGCTCCAGGTGCTGGTCGAGTCGGTCGAGCCCACCGAGGACGAGCCGCGTGCCGTGGGCCGAGCCGCCCACCAGGCGCCCGAAACGGACGGACAGGTGCTCTTCACCGCACGCGAAGGACTTGTCCCGGGCCGTATGGTCGAGGCGAAGGTAGTGGGCACCGAAGGCGTGGACCTGGTGGCGGAGAGCTGTGAACTTGCGGAGGTAGCCAGATGA
- the pgsA gene encoding CDP-diacylglycerol--glycerol-3-phosphate 3-phosphatidyltransferase, translating into MTGVPASAADGSGATPARGGKLGAAAVNQASLWNIANLLTMARLVLVPGFVVLLLHDGGYDPAWRSIAWAAFAVAMITDVFDGHLARKYNLVTDFGKIADPIADKAIMGAALICLSYLGDLPWWVTGVILFRELGITLMRFWVIRHGVIPASRGGKMKTLAQGTAVGMYVLALTGPLATLRFWVMAVAVVLTVVTGLDYVRQAVVLRRQGLRAEKAAAAQEAAENAEAALESAKDDGRATRKASRGASRDASPRDAHGSSHGAETAGAASDGPGDPERVSGNRGAAEAER; encoded by the coding sequence ATGACCGGAGTCCCGGCATCCGCGGCAGACGGTTCCGGCGCGACGCCGGCCCGCGGCGGAAAACTGGGTGCTGCGGCCGTCAATCAGGCCAGCCTGTGGAACATCGCCAATCTCCTCACCATGGCTCGGCTGGTCCTGGTCCCCGGGTTCGTCGTGCTGCTGCTTCACGACGGCGGATACGACCCGGCCTGGCGTTCCATCGCCTGGGCCGCGTTCGCCGTCGCGATGATCACCGATGTGTTCGACGGGCATCTGGCGCGTAAGTACAACCTGGTCACCGACTTCGGGAAGATCGCCGACCCGATCGCGGACAAGGCGATCATGGGCGCTGCGCTGATCTGCCTGTCCTATCTCGGGGACCTGCCCTGGTGGGTCACCGGCGTGATCCTCTTCCGGGAACTCGGCATCACGCTGATGCGGTTCTGGGTGATCCGCCACGGTGTGATTCCCGCCAGTCGCGGCGGGAAGATGAAGACGCTGGCCCAGGGGACCGCTGTCGGGATGTACGTCCTGGCGCTGACCGGTCCGCTGGCCACGCTGCGCTTCTGGGTGATGGCGGTGGCGGTCGTGCTGACGGTCGTCACCGGCCTGGACTACGTGCGCCAGGCCGTCGTGCTGCGGCGCCAGGGGCTCAGGGCGGAGAAGGCCGCCGCGGCCCAGGAGGCCGCCGAGAACGCCGAGGCGGCTCTGGAGAGCGCCAAGGACGACGGGCGGGCCACTCGCAAGGCCTCCCGGGGTGCCTCTCGCGACGCTTCTCCTCGCGATGCTCATGGCTCCTCCCACGGTGCCGAGACTGCCGGGGCCGCCTCCGACGGGCCCGGCGACCCGGAGCGGGTGTCCGGGAACCGGGGCGCCGCGGAGGCCGAGCGGTGA
- a CDS encoding CinA family protein → MTAAAQVLRLLVGRGETLAVAESLTGGLVAAELTSVPGASQAFRGSVTAYATPLKSEVLGVDAELLAARGAVDAEVARQMAAGVRRALGADWGAATTGVAGPDTQDGHPVGTVFVAVCGPFDAGKVTALRLNGGRADIRRKSVRSVLELLSGELGGYASAQDTEHNGGN, encoded by the coding sequence GTGACAGCCGCGGCCCAGGTGCTGCGGCTGCTCGTGGGGCGGGGGGAGACCCTCGCCGTCGCCGAGTCACTCACCGGCGGCCTGGTCGCGGCGGAGCTGACGTCCGTACCCGGTGCCTCGCAGGCCTTCCGCGGGTCCGTGACGGCTTATGCGACCCCCCTCAAGAGTGAAGTCCTGGGCGTGGACGCGGAGCTTCTGGCGGCACGAGGGGCAGTGGACGCCGAGGTCGCGCGCCAGATGGCAGCAGGCGTACGCCGGGCGCTCGGTGCAGACTGGGGAGCGGCGACGACCGGCGTAGCCGGTCCCGATACGCAGGACGGCCACCCGGTCGGAACGGTCTTCGTCGCAGTCTGCGGGCCCTTTGACGCCGGGAAAGTGACCGCGTTGCGGTTGAACGGCGGACGGGCGGACATCCGTAGGAAGAGCGTACGGAGCGTGCTCGAACTGCTCTCCGGCGAACTCGGCGGGTACGCGAGCGCACAGGATACGGAACACAACGGGGGGAATTGA
- a CDS encoding helix-turn-helix domain-containing protein, translating into MILLRRLLGDVLRRQRQRQGRTLREVSSSARVSLGYLSEVERGQKEASSELLSAICDALDVRMSELMREVSDELSLAELAESAAASDPVPVPVRPMLNSVSVSSVTGVPTGRVTIKAPAEAVDVVAA; encoded by the coding sequence ATGATTCTGCTCCGTCGCCTGCTTGGTGACGTGCTGCGTCGGCAGCGCCAGCGCCAAGGCCGTACTCTGCGCGAAGTCTCCTCGTCCGCCCGAGTTTCGCTCGGCTATCTCTCCGAGGTGGAGCGGGGGCAGAAGGAGGCATCCTCCGAACTGCTCTCCGCCATTTGCGACGCGCTTGATGTACGGATGTCCGAGCTCATGCGTGAAGTGAGCGATGAGCTGTCCCTGGCCGAACTGGCCGAGTCGGCAGCGGCCAGCGATCCGGTACCTGTACCGGTGCGCCCCATGCTCAATTCCGTCTCCGTTTCGTCGGTGACGGGTGTGCCGACGGGGCGGGTGACCATCAAGGCGCCTGCGGAAGCGGTGGATGTCGTCGCCGCTTGA
- a CDS encoding Dps family protein, whose translation MSVVKSPLSEADLKSVGEALQGALVDLVDLSLVAKQVHWNVVGPRFRSVHLQLDEVVDTARQHSDTVAERASAVGVNPDGRSGTIARTTAIDSVPEGWVKDVDAVRTLVDALGIVIGRMRERIDVTGDPDPVSQDILIALTADLEKHAWMFQAESA comes from the coding sequence ATGTCTGTGGTGAAGAGCCCGCTGTCCGAGGCCGACCTCAAGTCCGTGGGTGAGGCTCTCCAGGGAGCCCTGGTGGACCTCGTCGATCTTTCTCTGGTGGCCAAGCAGGTCCACTGGAACGTGGTCGGGCCCCGCTTCAGGTCGGTTCACCTCCAGCTCGACGAGGTCGTCGACACCGCCCGTCAGCACTCCGACACGGTGGCCGAGCGGGCCTCCGCGGTGGGCGTCAATCCGGACGGGCGGTCGGGGACGATCGCCAGGACCACGGCCATCGATTCCGTGCCTGAGGGCTGGGTCAAGGACGTCGACGCCGTGCGGACGCTGGTGGACGCCCTGGGCATCGTGATCGGCCGGATGCGCGAGCGGATCGACGTGACGGGCGATCCCGACCCGGTCAGCCAGGACATTCTCATCGCGCTGACCGCGGACCTCGAGAAGCACGCGTGGATGTTCCAGGCGGAGAGCGCCTGA
- a CDS encoding CsbD family protein — MTDESAKDKMAGKAKEAMGKMTGNKRMESEGKADQAKGKAKGAMGEAKERAEGVKDSLSRDDKN, encoded by the coding sequence ATGACTGACGAGAGCGCCAAGGACAAGATGGCCGGCAAGGCCAAGGAAGCCATGGGCAAGATGACCGGCAACAAGCGCATGGAGTCCGAGGGCAAGGCGGACCAGGCGAAGGGCAAGGCCAAGGGCGCCATGGGCGAGGCCAAGGAACGTGCTGAGGGCGTCAAGGACTCCCTGTCCCGCGACGACAAGAACTGA
- a CDS encoding SDR family NAD(P)-dependent oxidoreductase — MPLAAYDLTGRSAFVTGAAGGIGRASAVLLAEAGATVHCADLDEKGLLETLGLIYSAGGEAHTHPLDVTDRNQVRAAVSAAGEVDILAAVAGIMHTSSVLETTDEDLDRVLSVNFKGVLYACQEVARTMLARTSPGSLITMASGAVDSASPGLLCYSAAKAAVVQLTKTLATELGPHGIRVNAVAPGWIRTPMTARHDAEQQHRAEATMARISPLGRVGEPDDVAHTVLHLASDASAFMTGQILRPNGGVAMPW, encoded by the coding sequence ATGCCACTCGCCGCGTACGACCTCACCGGCCGCTCCGCGTTCGTCACCGGCGCCGCCGGCGGTATCGGCCGCGCCTCGGCCGTCCTGCTGGCGGAGGCGGGTGCCACCGTGCACTGCGCCGATCTCGACGAGAAGGGCCTCCTGGAGACCCTCGGCCTGATCTACTCCGCAGGTGGCGAAGCCCACACCCATCCGCTGGATGTCACCGACCGCAACCAGGTCCGGGCCGCCGTCTCGGCCGCGGGTGAAGTGGACATCCTGGCCGCCGTCGCCGGAATCATGCATACGAGCAGCGTGCTGGAGACCACGGACGAGGACCTCGACCGTGTGCTCTCGGTCAACTTCAAGGGTGTTCTTTACGCCTGCCAGGAGGTGGCTCGCACGATGCTGGCGCGCACCTCGCCCGGCTCGCTGATCACGATGGCCTCGGGGGCGGTCGACTCCGCGAGCCCGGGCCTGCTCTGCTACAGCGCTGCGAAGGCCGCGGTGGTCCAGCTGACCAAGACCCTGGCCACCGAGCTGGGACCCCACGGCATCCGGGTCAACGCGGTCGCCCCCGGATGGATCCGCACCCCCATGACCGCCCGCCACGACGCGGAGCAGCAGCACCGGGCCGAGGCCACGATGGCCCGCATTTCCCCACTGGGCAGGGTCGGCGAGCCCGACGACGTCGCCCACACGGTGCTGCATCTGGCTTCGGACGCGTCGGCCTTCATGACCGGTCAGATCCTCCGCCCGAACGGCGGCGTCGCCATGCCCTGGTAG
- a CDS encoding DNA-formamidopyrimidine glycosylase family protein, which translates to MPEGDTVLQTAKRLHSALAGQVLTRSDLRVPRFATADLTGRTVLDVSARGKHLLTRVEGGLTLHSHLRMDGAWRVYAPDERWRGGPSHQIRAILANATHTAVGYRLPVLELLRTKDEEQAVGHLGPDLLGPDWNADTALRNLLADPARPLGEALLDQRNLAGIGNVYKCELCFLARATPWLPVGRLPEPTAALMVTTAKQLLEANRDRPVRTTTVGARPRTAAAPVSRDRRTSENLWVYGRTHRPCLRCGTAIRMAEQDTRPTYWCPHCQPGPTP; encoded by the coding sequence ATGCCCGAAGGAGACACCGTCCTGCAGACCGCGAAGCGGCTGCACAGCGCACTGGCCGGCCAGGTCCTCACCCGGTCCGATCTGCGCGTCCCCCGGTTCGCCACCGCCGATCTCACCGGCCGTACCGTTCTGGATGTCTCCGCACGCGGCAAGCATCTGCTGACCCGCGTCGAGGGCGGTCTCACCCTCCACAGCCATCTGCGGATGGACGGCGCCTGGCGTGTCTACGCCCCCGACGAACGCTGGCGGGGCGGCCCCTCCCACCAGATCCGCGCCATCCTGGCCAACGCCACGCACACCGCGGTCGGCTACCGCCTCCCCGTCCTCGAACTCCTGCGTACGAAGGACGAGGAGCAGGCGGTCGGTCACCTCGGTCCGGACCTGCTCGGCCCGGACTGGAACGCCGACACCGCGCTGCGCAATCTGCTCGCCGACCCCGCCCGCCCCCTCGGCGAAGCCCTTCTGGACCAACGCAACCTGGCCGGGATCGGCAACGTCTACAAGTGCGAGCTCTGCTTCCTCGCCCGGGCCACCCCCTGGCTCCCCGTCGGCCGGCTCCCCGAACCCACCGCAGCCCTCATGGTCACCACGGCCAAGCAGCTCCTGGAAGCCAACCGCGACCGTCCGGTCCGCACCACCACTGTCGGTGCCCGCCCCCGGACCGCCGCCGCTCCGGTGTCTCGCGACCGTCGCACCAGCGAGAACCTGTGGGTCTACGGCCGGACCCACCGCCCCTGCCTGCGCTGCGGCACGGCGATCCGCATGGCGGAGCAGGACACCCGCCCCACCTACTGGTGCCCCCACTGCCAGCCGGGCCCCACTCCCTGA